The Desulfomicrobium orale DSM 12838 genome includes a window with the following:
- a CDS encoding BglII/BstYI family type II restriction endonuclease, which translates to MNTGHFPSDICSRYEIHEWKHASAILKYDFPSEWTDLMAMLREFRLRKSWIEKGGGNKSELAKWVDEFLGARGWTEKQFATSVIVDKTSMDSPTHKVDCYKNRIALELEWNNKDPFYDRDLNNFRLLFDLRAISVGIIMTRSDELQEIFDALRRGKSYGNSTTHMSKLLPRIAGGSGAGCPIIVIGITKQSYVEDAGI; encoded by the coding sequence ATGAACACAGGGCATTTTCCCTCTGATATCTGTTCAAGATATGAAATTCATGAATGGAAGCATGCTTCGGCAATCCTGAAGTATGATTTTCCCTCTGAGTGGACCGACTTGATGGCCATGCTGCGTGAGTTCAGACTGCGTAAATCATGGATTGAGAAAGGCGGAGGAAATAAGAGCGAACTGGCAAAATGGGTGGATGAGTTTCTGGGAGCACGCGGATGGACGGAAAAACAGTTCGCTACATCCGTTATCGTGGACAAGACGAGCATGGATTCACCGACCCACAAGGTTGATTGCTATAAGAACAGGATCGCTCTTGAGCTGGAATGGAACAATAAGGACCCGTTTTATGACAGGGATTTGAACAACTTTCGTCTGTTGTTCGATCTGCGGGCGATCAGTGTCGGAATTATAATGACCCGGAGCGACGAGTTGCAGGAAATTTTCGATGCCCTGAGGAGAGGGAAATCCTACGGAAATTCCACAACACATATGTCCAAGCTGCTGCCTCGCATTGCGGGCGGCAGCGGCGCCGGATGCCCCATTATCGTCATCGGCATAACAAAACAGTCATATGTAGAGGACGCGGGAATATGA
- a CDS encoding epoxyqueuosine reductase QueH, translating into MKILAHICCGPCSITSVRAMLAEGHQVTGLFYNPNIHPLKEYLRRREGAAQVAGKLGIPVIFKDDEYDPKTYFRAVAFREASRCLACYALRLERTQAVARRGRFDCFTTTLLYSKFQKHEEIRTLGRDMAGSAGPEFYYEDFRSGWAEGIALSKEWDIYRQQYCGCLYSEMERYASELRALTGPA; encoded by the coding sequence ATGAAAATTCTGGCACACATCTGTTGCGGGCCGTGCTCCATCACATCCGTGCGGGCCATGCTCGCGGAAGGCCACCAGGTGACCGGTCTTTTCTACAACCCGAACATCCATCCGCTGAAGGAATATCTGCGCCGGAGGGAAGGGGCGGCCCAGGTGGCCGGAAAGCTCGGGATTCCGGTGATATTCAAGGATGACGAATACGATCCCAAAACATACTTCCGGGCCGTGGCTTTTCGCGAAGCCAGCCGCTGTCTGGCCTGTTACGCCCTTCGCCTGGAGCGGACCCAGGCTGTGGCCCGGCGCGGACGTTTCGACTGCTTCACCACCACGCTTTTGTACAGCAAGTTCCAGAAGCACGAGGAAATCCGGACTCTGGGCCGGGACATGGCCGGGAGCGCCGGTCCGGAATTTTATTATGAGGATTTCCGCTCCGGCTGGGCCGAGGGCATCGCTCTCTCCAAAGAGTGGGACATTTACCGGCAACAGTATTGCGGCTGTCTGTATTCCGAAATGGAGCGTTACGCATCGGAACTGCGCGCCCTGACCGGACCGGCCTGA
- a CDS encoding Rne/Rng family ribonuclease, which produces MSEKLKRKMFISVLPGEMVEVAIMEDGTVVEYYVEMLHQSKTKGNIYKGRIHNVDQALQAAFINYGSDKNGFLQVDEVHPEYYLTDVPGRGKYPPLQKVLKPGQEVMVQVVKEPTGSKGAFLTTYLSIPGRYFVLTPGREQLGISRKIEDEKERDRLKEVVEELKLDEGLGVIVRTVSEAQSKTSLSRDLQFLKRLWKDIRKKAIASESPALVYEEKDLAFRAIRDYLTPDIAECWVDDDETARQITDFAALIFPRRKTFIKVHTETDRTLFERFRIEAQLQKIFSRQVTLPSGGQLVIDHTEALTAIDINSGKIGGEKNFKEMALRTNVEAAREIPHQLMLRDIGGQVVVDFIEMKDGKHIREVEKVLRQALKVDRARTDIGRISKFGLLEIVRQRLGTSALSASLEACPHCAGAGTRRNLEWRSMQALKDIYRELRKDKLTEPFAYQTDAELMQYLLNRKREKLMEYEKTFARRIDIVPAANLSCSFC; this is translated from the coding sequence ATGAGCGAAAAACTCAAGCGCAAGATGTTCATCAGCGTGCTGCCGGGCGAGATGGTCGAAGTGGCCATCATGGAGGACGGCACGGTGGTGGAGTATTATGTGGAGATGCTGCACCAGAGCAAAACCAAGGGCAACATCTACAAGGGCCGCATCCACAACGTGGATCAGGCCCTGCAGGCGGCCTTCATAAATTACGGTTCAGATAAGAACGGTTTTCTTCAGGTGGACGAGGTGCATCCGGAATACTATCTGACCGATGTGCCCGGCCGGGGCAAGTATCCGCCGCTGCAAAAGGTGCTGAAACCCGGCCAGGAAGTCATGGTCCAGGTGGTAAAGGAGCCCACGGGCTCCAAGGGAGCGTTTCTGACCACCTACCTGTCCATTCCGGGCCGCTATTTTGTGCTCACGCCGGGCCGGGAGCAGCTCGGAATTTCCCGCAAGATCGAAGATGAAAAAGAGCGCGACCGCCTGAAAGAGGTGGTCGAAGAGCTCAAGCTGGACGAGGGACTGGGCGTCATCGTGCGCACGGTCAGCGAAGCCCAGAGCAAAACCAGTCTGTCCCGCGACCTGCAATTTCTGAAGCGCCTGTGGAAGGACATCCGCAAGAAAGCCATTGCTTCCGAATCTCCGGCGCTGGTTTACGAAGAGAAGGATCTGGCCTTCCGGGCCATCCGCGACTACCTGACCCCGGATATCGCCGAGTGCTGGGTGGACGACGACGAAACCGCCCGGCAGATCACGGATTTCGCCGCACTGATTTTCCCCCGCCGCAAGACCTTCATCAAGGTTCACACGGAAACGGACCGGACCCTGTTCGAACGTTTCCGTATCGAGGCCCAGCTGCAGAAGATTTTCAGCCGCCAGGTGACTCTGCCCAGCGGCGGCCAACTGGTCATCGACCATACCGAGGCCCTGACAGCCATCGACATCAACTCCGGGAAAATCGGCGGGGAGAAGAATTTCAAGGAAATGGCCCTGCGTACCAATGTCGAGGCGGCCCGGGAAATTCCCCACCAGCTCATGCTTCGGGACATCGGCGGCCAGGTTGTGGTGGATTTCATTGAAATGAAGGACGGCAAGCACATCCGTGAAGTGGAGAAGGTGCTCCGCCAGGCTCTCAAGGTGGACCGGGCGCGCACGGACATCGGGCGCATCTCCAAATTCGGCCTGCTGGAGATCGTACGCCAGCGTCTGGGCACGTCGGCCCTCTCGGCCAGCCTCGAAGCCTGCCCGCATTGCGCCGGGGCGGGCACCCGCAGGAATCTGGAGTGGCGTTCCATGCAGGCCCTGAAGGACATCTACCGGGAACTGCGCAAGGACAAACTGACGGAGCCCTTTGCGTACCAGACCGACGCCGAGCTCATGCAGTATCTGCTGAACCGCAAGCGCGAGAAGCTCATGGAGTACGAAAAGACTTTCGCGCGGCGGATCGACATCGTGCCCGCAGCAAACCTGTCCTGCTCTTTCTGCTGA
- a CDS encoding methylated-DNA--[protein]-cysteine S-methyltransferase, which produces MLLTETFANQWFSVSFFWRDGLLVQTELSPDILPATPPKSAYGRELERLVAGYDRLTRDMWPELPLDTRSLTPFALNVLRRLRQDTPRGSWTTYGRLAAACGSPRAARAVGSVMARNPWALICPCHRVLAGDGGIGGFGPGTALKRTLLTLEKAWPEQKPE; this is translated from the coding sequence ATGCTCCTTACCGAAACCTTTGCCAACCAGTGGTTTTCCGTCAGTTTCTTCTGGCGGGACGGGCTGCTCGTCCAGACGGAACTGAGCCCGGACATACTGCCCGCAACGCCGCCCAAGTCCGCCTACGGCCGTGAACTGGAGCGGCTCGTCGCCGGTTACGACCGGCTCACGCGGGACATGTGGCCGGAACTTCCCCTGGATACCCGCAGTCTGACGCCCTTTGCCCTGAATGTACTGCGGCGGCTGCGGCAGGACACCCCGCGCGGCTCCTGGACGACTTACGGCCGGCTCGCGGCGGCCTGCGGGTCGCCCAGGGCGGCCAGAGCCGTGGGTTCGGTCATGGCCAGAAATCCATGGGCCCTGATCTGTCCATGCCACAGGGTATTGGCCGGAGATGGCGGCATCGGCGGGTTCGGCCCCGGCACCGCACTGAAGCGCACCCTGCTCACTTTGGAGAAGGCGTGGCCGGAGCAAAAGCCGGAGTGA
- a CDS encoding rod shape-determining protein, producing MSRILDKLLGIFSNDLAIDLGTANTCVYVRGRGIVLREPSVVAVKRDNRGNNKVLAVGSEAKRMLGRTPGNIVAIRPMKDGVIADFEVTEAMLRHFISKVHNSRRLVRPRIVICVPTGITQVEKRAVRESAQSAGAREIFLIEEPMAAAIGADLPITEPTSNMVVDIGGGTTEVAVISLAGIVYSKSVRIGGDKMDDAILQYVKRKYNMLIGESSAEDIKTAIGSAYTLDSELVMDVKGRDLVSGIPQNITITSEEVRKAISEPVDSIVQAVRIALEQTPPELAADIVDRGIVLTGGGGLLKGLDHLLREETSLPITVVEDPLSTVALGSGKVLDNLDVLREVTVE from the coding sequence ATGTCCAGAATTTTGGATAAGCTTTTGGGGATCTTCTCAAACGATCTGGCCATCGATCTGGGGACGGCCAATACCTGTGTCTATGTCAGGGGCCGGGGCATCGTGCTGCGTGAGCCCTCCGTGGTGGCCGTGAAGCGGGACAACCGGGGGAACAACAAGGTTCTGGCCGTGGGCAGCGAGGCCAAACGCATGCTGGGCCGCACGCCGGGCAATATCGTGGCCATCCGGCCCATGAAGGATGGCGTCATCGCCGATTTTGAAGTGACCGAGGCCATGCTCAGGCATTTCATCTCCAAGGTGCACAACAGCCGTCGGCTGGTCCGTCCCCGGATTGTCATCTGCGTGCCCACGGGCATCACTCAGGTGGAGAAGCGGGCGGTGCGCGAATCCGCCCAGAGCGCCGGCGCGCGCGAGATTTTTCTGATCGAGGAGCCGATGGCCGCGGCCATCGGCGCGGATTTGCCCATCACTGAGCCCACATCCAACATGGTGGTGGATATCGGCGGCGGCACCACCGAAGTGGCGGTCATTTCTCTGGCGGGCATCGTCTATTCCAAGTCCGTACGCATCGGCGGGGACAAGATGGACGACGCCATTCTGCAGTACGTCAAACGCAAGTACAACATGCTCATCGGCGAAAGCTCGGCCGAAGACATCAAGACCGCCATCGGCTCGGCCTATACTCTGGATTCGGAGCTGGTCATGGATGTCAAGGGCCGCGATCTGGTGTCCGGCATTCCCCAGAACATTACCATCACTTCCGAGGAAGTGCGCAAGGCCATTTCCGAACCTGTGGACTCCATCGTTCAGGCCGTACGCATCGCTCTGGAACAGACCCCGCCCGAACTGGCCGCGGACATCGTGGACCGGGGCATCGTTCTGACCGGCGGCGGCGGACTGCTGAAAGGGCTGGATCACCTGCTGCGCGAGGAAACGTCCCTGCCCATCACCGTTGTGGAAGATCCGCTGTCCACCGTGGCTCTGGGGTCGGGCAAGGTGCTGGACAATCTGGACGTGCTGCGCGAGGTGACCGTCGAGTAA
- a CDS encoding DEAD/DEAH box helicase, with translation MTDIIETGAAGASDSEPNQASIAMADLPQALREAALRLNWTELMPVQAQAIPPMLSGEDVMVQSQTGSGKTGAFLLPMLHRIDPALGAPQALVLAPTRELAVQVARDAEELGRSMGIRSLPIYGGVGYAAQIQGLEAGAQLIIGTPGRILDHLLKGTLTLDWLKMLVFDEADRMLSMGFYPDMKQLQRYLPRGLQSAMFSATYPGHVKRLAQQFLREPRFVSLSQTQVHATDVLHVVYKVPAMQKSRVLVKIIEQENPASAIIFCNTKADVHFVSVVLRRFGYDVGEISADLSQAAREEVLEKLRLNRLKFLVATDVAARGIDIHELSHVFQYQPPQDHEAYVHRTGRTGRAGAAGMAISLVSGMEELELEQIAKKFSIPLEERQVPTDEELETLISQRAVFLLEAHLREADNIQKERLQRFTRIAADLAGNEDSLTLLAMLVDEFYQKTFHAPLAQPSEKLLPLAHPGQAPAEKTEGEKRKRKRRKKNGSTTEHGDQQAGRPDTPQDTPAEPRVADAPVPADTGESSDCSPAAPDAVDTAEQGAGSDSALQPVPEQPENPDEQAVPKKRRRRRSRKPKADAVQADGMTSPEQPEAGEASITAEPADAGGKDQASGNASARPAVLAKDETPVSRSGRHSRSGSRKEPRREAPKSGEEAAPKPKKKIFLE, from the coding sequence ATGACAGACATTATTGAAACCGGCGCGGCCGGAGCATCGGATAGTGAACCAAACCAAGCTTCCATCGCCATGGCCGACCTGCCGCAGGCACTCCGGGAAGCGGCCCTGCGTCTGAACTGGACCGAACTCATGCCGGTGCAGGCCCAAGCCATCCCGCCCATGCTGTCCGGTGAGGACGTCATGGTCCAGTCCCAGACGGGAAGCGGAAAGACCGGGGCTTTTCTGCTGCCCATGCTGCATCGCATCGATCCGGCCCTGGGCGCGCCGCAGGCCCTGGTGCTGGCCCCCACGCGCGAACTGGCTGTACAGGTAGCCCGGGACGCCGAGGAACTGGGGCGGAGCATGGGGATACGTTCGCTGCCCATTTACGGCGGCGTGGGCTATGCGGCCCAGATTCAGGGCCTCGAAGCCGGGGCGCAGCTCATTATCGGCACGCCGGGCCGCATCCTCGATCATCTGCTCAAGGGCACGCTGACTCTGGACTGGCTGAAGATGCTCGTTTTCGACGAGGCCGACCGGATGCTGTCCATGGGCTTTTATCCGGACATGAAGCAGTTGCAGCGCTACCTGCCGCGCGGGCTGCAATCGGCCATGTTTTCGGCCACCTATCCGGGGCACGTCAAACGTCTGGCCCAGCAGTTTCTGCGCGAGCCGCGTTTCGTCTCCCTGAGTCAGACCCAGGTGCACGCCACAGACGTACTGCATGTGGTATATAAGGTCCCGGCCATGCAGAAGAGCCGCGTGCTGGTGAAAATCATCGAACAGGAAAATCCCGCCTCGGCCATCATTTTCTGCAACACCAAGGCCGATGTGCATTTCGTATCCGTGGTGCTGCGACGTTTCGGCTATGATGTGGGCGAGATCAGCGCGGATCTGTCACAGGCCGCCCGCGAGGAGGTACTGGAAAAACTGCGTCTGAACAGACTCAAGTTTCTGGTGGCCACGGATGTGGCCGCGCGGGGCATCGATATTCACGAGCTGTCCCATGTATTCCAGTATCAGCCGCCCCAAGATCACGAGGCCTATGTCCACCGCACGGGACGCACGGGTCGGGCGGGCGCCGCGGGTATGGCCATTTCCCTGGTTTCGGGCATGGAAGAACTGGAACTGGAACAGATCGCCAAAAAATTTTCCATTCCCTTGGAAGAGCGGCAGGTGCCCACCGACGAAGAACTGGAGACACTCATCTCGCAGCGGGCCGTGTTTCTTCTGGAAGCTCATCTGCGGGAGGCGGACAACATCCAGAAAGAGCGGCTGCAGCGATTCACGCGCATTGCGGCGGATCTGGCGGGCAATGAGGATTCCCTGACCCTGCTGGCCATGCTGGTGGATGAATTCTACCAGAAAACCTTCCACGCGCCCCTGGCGCAGCCTTCGGAAAAACTGCTGCCTCTGGCCCATCCCGGACAGGCCCCGGCGGAAAAAACCGAAGGGGAGAAGCGCAAGCGTAAACGGCGCAAGAAGAATGGAAGCACTACGGAGCACGGCGATCAGCAGGCCGGACGTCCTGATACGCCGCAGGATACTCCAGCAGAGCCCAGAGTAGCAGACGCCCCCGTTCCGGCGGATACCGGAGAAAGCTCTGACTGTTCGCCCGCCGCGCCGGATGCCGTGGATACGGCGGAGCAGGGAGCGGGTTCTGATTCCGCCCTGCAGCCCGTTCCGGAGCAGCCCGAGAACCCGGATGAACAGGCCGTGCCCAAGAAGCGCCGCCGCCGCAGATCGAGAAAGCCCAAGGCCGATGCGGTGCAGGCGGACGGGATGACCTCTCCGGAACAGCCGGAGGCGGGAGAAGCCTCCATCACGGCAGAACCCGCTGACGCGGGCGGAAAGGATCAGGCTTCCGGCAATGCCTCCGCCAGACCGGCCGTGTTGGCAAAGGATGAGACTCCCGTTTCTCGGTCCGGCAGGCATTCCCGGTCAGGATCGCGCAAGGAGCCCCGCCGGGAGGCCCCCAAATCCGGGGAAGAAGCCGCGCCCAAGCCGAAAAAGAAGATCTTCCTGGAGTAA
- a CDS encoding TIGR01212 family radical SAM protein (This family includes YhcC from E. coli K-12, an uncharacterized radical SAM protein.): MSGKHDRQGVSRTRTNLCRQPHPPAMTVNRYYPLSVHFRQRFGRRVQKISLDAGSTCPNRDGALSTRGCAFCNERGSGTDQAKLGKSLTGQYLEGREKYRRRMPKALFMAYVQSFSNTYGPADRLRSMISEVACLPDMAGLAIGTRPDCLDEEKLDILRAAPLEEIWLDIGLQSARDATLQRINRGHDAACFAVWARRSAAKGLKVCAHVITGLPGESLEHFEATMAFVSALPVAGVKIHNLCVCHGSSLAEEWRRGTLRLLSREDSIVWAVRGLELLRPDIVVHRMNGDPDGDELVAPDWAGDKRGFLEDIRRRLEALDTWQGKALGYPLDARFNPPPGQEGHASGRPAKR, encoded by the coding sequence ATGTCCGGCAAACACGACCGGCAGGGCGTTTCGCGTACCAGAACAAATTTGTGCAGGCAACCTCATCCTCCGGCCATGACCGTCAACAGATACTACCCTCTGTCCGTCCATTTCCGGCAGCGTTTCGGCCGGCGGGTGCAGAAAATTTCTCTGGACGCCGGAAGCACCTGCCCCAACCGGGACGGCGCTCTGTCCACGCGCGGCTGTGCCTTCTGCAATGAACGCGGCTCCGGCACGGATCAGGCCAAGCTGGGCAAATCCCTGACCGGACAATACCTGGAAGGTCGGGAGAAATACCGGCGGCGTATGCCGAAGGCGCTGTTCATGGCCTATGTCCAGTCTTTCTCCAACACCTACGGACCGGCGGATCGTCTGCGGAGCATGATCTCCGAGGTGGCTTGCCTGCCCGACATGGCCGGTCTGGCCATCGGCACCCGCCCCGACTGTCTGGACGAGGAAAAGCTGGATATCCTTAGGGCCGCTCCCTTGGAGGAAATCTGGCTCGACATCGGGCTTCAGTCGGCTCGTGACGCCACGCTGCAACGCATCAACCGGGGGCACGACGCCGCCTGTTTCGCGGTCTGGGCACGCCGGTCCGCAGCGAAGGGTCTCAAGGTCTGCGCCCATGTCATCACCGGCCTGCCCGGAGAATCCCTGGAACATTTCGAGGCCACCATGGCCTTTGTCAGCGCCTTGCCCGTGGCCGGAGTCAAAATTCACAATCTCTGCGTCTGCCATGGCTCTTCTCTGGCGGAGGAATGGCGGCGGGGGACCTTGCGCCTTCTCAGCCGGGAGGATTCCATAGTCTGGGCCGTGCGGGGCCTGGAGCTGCTGCGTCCGGACATCGTGGTTCACCGCATGAACGGCGACCCTGACGGAGACGAGCTTGTGGCTCCAGACTGGGCCGGGGATAAAAGAGGGTTCCTCGAAGATATCCGCCGCCGTCTTGAAGCGCTGGATACCTGGCAGGGCAAGGCCCTGGGATACCCTCTGGACGCCCGGTTCAATCCGCCGCCGGGTCAGGAAGGCCATGCTTCCGGCCGGCCCGCCAAACGGTGA
- a CDS encoding PilZ domain-containing protein, with protein MGQERRRRTRVNLELPLTIIFAGEAVSGQVRDLSLKGLSCSTADWLLPGWECDVEMELNADVRIRIHGRIVRSGEDGAIDFLNMDETSFGHLRNLIRLYADDADAVDDEMLTPAFAPATPSPK; from the coding sequence ATGGGACAGGAGCGACGCAGAAGGACCCGGGTCAATCTCGAATTGCCGCTGACCATCATATTCGCGGGAGAAGCGGTGAGTGGACAGGTTCGGGATCTGAGTCTCAAGGGGCTCTCCTGCTCCACCGCCGACTGGCTCCTTCCGGGTTGGGAATGTGACGTCGAGATGGAGCTGAATGCCGATGTCCGCATCAGGATTCACGGCCGCATTGTACGCTCCGGAGAGGATGGAGCCATTGACTTTTTGAATATGGACGAGACCAGCTTCGGGCATCTGCGCAACCTGATCCGCCTGTATGCCGACGATGCCGATGCGGTGGACGACGAAATGCTCACTCCGGCTTTTGCTCCGGCCACGCCTTCTCCAAAGTGA
- a CDS encoding tRNA (adenine-N1)-methyltransferase, with protein MLEPGQLVMLLNAKDKRYFVSAREGEVMHTNEGILHLDEVRAAGWGRQVCTHKGYPFTVMRPTLYDLIKSVKRRTQIIYPKEIGYIAMKLGIGPGCRIVEAGCGSGGLTTALAWLVGDTGKVYTYERREEFYTLCRENLERIGLAHRVEQFHHDIADGFHPHAADALFLDVRTPCDYVRHIPGAVAPGSPVGFLLPTTNQVQDLLAAMQDGPFRQIEVLEILLRRYKPVPERLRPDDRMVAHTGFLVFARTFTSLDAESESTPDAENATDTLTDEN; from the coding sequence ATGCTTGAACCCGGACAGCTGGTCATGCTGCTCAACGCCAAGGACAAACGCTACTTCGTTTCCGCGCGGGAAGGCGAGGTGATGCACACCAACGAGGGCATTTTGCACCTCGACGAAGTCCGCGCCGCGGGATGGGGCAGACAGGTGTGCACGCACAAAGGCTATCCGTTCACGGTCATGCGGCCCACCCTTTACGATCTGATCAAATCCGTGAAGCGCCGCACCCAGATCATCTATCCCAAGGAGATCGGCTACATTGCCATGAAGCTGGGTATTGGTCCGGGCTGCCGCATTGTGGAGGCGGGCTGCGGCTCAGGCGGTCTGACCACGGCTCTGGCCTGGCTGGTGGGCGACACGGGCAAGGTCTACACTTATGAACGCCGTGAGGAATTCTACACCCTGTGCCGGGAAAACCTGGAGCGCATCGGCCTGGCTCACCGGGTGGAGCAGTTTCATCACGACATCGCCGACGGCTTTCACCCCCATGCCGCCGACGCTCTGTTTCTGGATGTGCGCACTCCCTGCGACTACGTGCGCCACATTCCCGGCGCGGTGGCTCCCGGCTCGCCCGTAGGCTTTCTGCTGCCCACCACCAATCAGGTCCAGGATCTGCTCGCCGCCATGCAGGACGGGCCTTTCAGGCAGATCGAGGTGCTGGAAATCCTTCTGCGCCGCTACAAGCCCGTGCCCGAACGGCTGCGCCCCGATGACCGCATGGTGGCCCACACCGGCTTTCTGGTTTTCGCCCGCACCTTCACCAGTCTGGACGCGGAGTCCGAGAGCACGCCGGACGCGGAAAACGCCACTGACACGCTGACTGACGAAAACTGA
- a CDS encoding MT-A70 family methyltransferase produces the protein MSAAEDLLKEVGPRKFATVLADPPWQFQNRTGKMAPEHHRLSRYPTMTLQEIRELPVQSIIRDTAHLYLWAPNALLHDGLLVMESWGFTYKTNLIWYKIRKDGGPDRRGVGFYFRNVTEMILFGVRGKNARTLQPGRSQANIITSRKREHSRKPDEQYDIIESCSEGPFIELFARGQRKGWIGWGNQAEEYAPTWETYSNHSRAHVPAGRRTLCENA, from the coding sequence ATGAGCGCGGCTGAAGATCTCCTGAAGGAAGTGGGGCCAAGGAAATTCGCGACCGTGCTGGCGGATCCCCCGTGGCAGTTTCAGAACCGCACGGGCAAGATGGCTCCGGAACATCACCGGCTTTCCCGCTATCCGACCATGACGCTGCAGGAAATCCGGGAACTTCCCGTGCAGTCCATCATCAGGGACACGGCGCATCTTTACCTGTGGGCGCCCAATGCCCTGTTGCATGACGGCCTGCTGGTCATGGAAAGCTGGGGATTCACGTACAAGACGAATCTGATCTGGTACAAGATCAGAAAGGACGGCGGCCCGGACAGAAGAGGCGTTGGCTTCTATTTCAGAAACGTCACGGAAATGATCTTGTTCGGAGTCCGGGGGAAAAACGCACGGACATTGCAGCCGGGAAGAAGCCAGGCCAACATCATCACATCCCGGAAGCGCGAGCACAGCCGCAAACCGGACGAACAGTACGACATCATAGAGTCATGCAGCGAAGGGCCGTTTATCGAACTTTTTGCGCGGGGACAGAGAAAAGGATGGATTGGCTGGGGCAATCAGGCGGAGGAATACGCTCCGACGTGGGAGACATATTCCAACCATTCACGGGCTCATGTCCCGGCCGGCCGCAGGACCCTGTGCGAGAATGCCTGA
- the hemW gene encoding radical SAM family heme chaperone HemW translates to MLLYIHVPFCGRKCAYCAFHSTAYDPEAMDRYVRLVLRDMRARAELVDRRAARTLYFGGGTPSLLEPGQMDTLIQAAGKFFGLAGDAEITLEANPESAVRPGFLRDIRRLGVNRISLGVQSLHDGTLRTLGRPHDACLARRAVHAVRDSGFDNLSLDFIWGIPGQTPAMWLDDLAAAADMAPEHLSCYGLTLEEGVPLAHAVERGAMALPDEDAGADMYVRGAEYLAGCGFSQYEVSNFARPGRESRHNRGYWAGEEYLGFGPSAVSTMDSRRWTAPSGLDRYAAFVSGTAGADTEERLSETIARRERIMLALRTREGLDLKTLASAVEPELRTALEPLRSGGRVRLENGRLSLTRTGMLVSNSIIEFVLDLVEGPHTNTGTV, encoded by the coding sequence ATGCTCCTGTACATTCATGTGCCCTTTTGCGGGCGCAAATGCGCCTACTGCGCGTTCCATTCGACGGCGTACGACCCGGAGGCCATGGACCGGTATGTGCGGCTGGTTCTGCGGGACATGCGCGCCCGGGCCGAACTTGTGGACAGACGTGCTGCGCGGACTTTGTATTTCGGCGGCGGCACACCCTCTCTTCTGGAGCCGGGGCAGATGGACACCCTGATCCAGGCCGCGGGAAAATTTTTCGGACTGGCCGGTGACGCGGAAATCACTCTGGAGGCCAATCCGGAGTCCGCAGTCCGGCCGGGATTTCTGCGGGATATCCGCCGGCTTGGCGTGAACCGCATAAGCCTCGGCGTGCAGAGCCTGCATGACGGGACATTGCGGACGCTGGGCCGCCCGCACGACGCCTGTTTGGCGCGCCGGGCCGTACATGCTGTCCGGGACAGCGGCTTTGACAATCTGAGCCTGGATTTCATCTGGGGCATTCCGGGACAGACGCCCGCCATGTGGCTGGACGATCTGGCCGCGGCTGCGGACATGGCGCCGGAGCATCTGTCCTGCTACGGCCTGACGCTGGAAGAAGGCGTTCCTCTGGCCCACGCGGTGGAACGCGGGGCGATGGCTCTGCCGGACGAGGACGCCGGAGCGGATATGTATGTCCGGGGGGCGGAGTATCTGGCCGGGTGCGGTTTTTCGCAGTACGAGGTGTCCAATTTCGCCCGCCCGGGAAGGGAAAGCCGCCATAACCGGGGATATTGGGCTGGCGAGGAATATCTCGGATTCGGCCCTTCGGCCGTATCCACCATGGACAGCCGGCGCTGGACGGCTCCTTCCGGGCTCGACAGATACGCCGCCTTCGTGTCCGGAACCGCCGGGGCGGATACGGAAGAGCGTCTTTCGGAGACCATTGCCCGGCGTGAACGGATCATGCTCGCCCTGCGCACCAGGGAAGGGCTCGATCTGAAGACATTGGCATCGGCCGTGGAGCCGGAATTGCGCACCGCCCTGGAGCCACTGCGCTCGGGCGGGCGGGTCCGTCTGGAAAACGGCCGCCTCAGTCTGACCCGCACCGGAATGCTGGTCAGCAATTCCATCATCGAATTCGTGCTGGACCTTGTGGAAGGCCCGCACACGAACACAGGAACGGTATGA